Proteins encoded together in one Peribacillus asahii window:
- a CDS encoding TSUP family transporter, producing MEDINLYTLLFLILAGFIAAFIDSVVGGGGLISIPALLFTGLPPSTALATNKLASSMGSLTSTLAFIKAGKINFKLVIKLFPLTIIGAILGAYVVHFVSSEILKPLILVLLIIVAIYTIVKKDWGKEAVYKGLNWKKATIFIFAIFAIGFYDGFLGPGTGSFLLFAFLMIGFDFVQAAGNAKILNFGSNIAALIIFLAMGSVNFSYGIPMGLAMIAGALIGTKFAIKKGASYVRLLFIFVTILLISKNVLTYFHII from the coding sequence ATGGAAGACATCAATCTCTACACCTTGCTATTTTTAATACTAGCTGGTTTTATCGCTGCATTCATTGACTCAGTTGTAGGAGGCGGCGGGCTCATTTCTATACCCGCTCTACTATTTACAGGACTCCCCCCTTCAACAGCCCTTGCTACAAATAAGCTGGCCAGCTCAATGGGTTCTTTAACAAGTACCCTCGCCTTTATTAAAGCCGGAAAAATAAATTTCAAACTGGTTATAAAGCTATTTCCGCTTACCATTATAGGAGCCATTTTAGGTGCATATGTTGTTCACTTTGTATCCTCTGAAATACTAAAGCCGCTCATACTCGTATTATTAATTATTGTGGCTATTTATACGATTGTAAAAAAAGATTGGGGAAAAGAGGCCGTTTACAAAGGACTAAATTGGAAGAAAGCGACGATTTTTATATTCGCTATATTCGCTATTGGATTTTACGATGGTTTTCTCGGACCTGGCACAGGATCTTTCTTATTATTTGCATTTTTGATGATTGGTTTTGATTTTGTACAGGCAGCCGGGAATGCTAAAATATTAAATTTTGGTAGTAATATCGCTGCACTTATTATTTTTTTAGCTATGGGTTCTGTTAATTTTTCTTATGGAATTCCGATGGGCCTAGCCATGATTGCGGGTGCATTAATTGGTACCAAATTTGCTATTAAAAAAGGCGCTTCATATGTACGCCTCTTATTTATTTTTGTTACCATTTTGTTGATTAGTAAAAATGTTTTGACCTATTTCCATATCATTTAA
- a CDS encoding SH3 domain-containing protein produces MDRVLKSLAVILLVLPIVFSYASTSHVQAASTKVAYVDITSGVLNVRSGASTTHTIVGSLKDNAKVTVYSITKSGWAEINYKSKKRYVSNQYLRYYQKMSETEAKKITDRVIKIQNSLKGSYTKQQIYSILSPGFTDAFIEKLYKYDLMLLEIKNGKRLYGWRATDFPAYVIMYGITWDKNERIKYKIPAPKINYYKKNGKEYLVVSQKYPADELYENVEQKIYLSKANSKAHWKVYHTSW; encoded by the coding sequence ATGGATAGAGTTTTAAAGAGTTTAGCAGTTATCCTGCTAGTTCTACCGATTGTTTTTTCATATGCATCTACCTCACATGTACAAGCGGCAAGCACCAAAGTCGCTTATGTAGATATTACTTCAGGTGTTTTAAATGTTAGAAGTGGGGCAAGTACAACTCATACAATTGTTGGTTCTTTAAAAGATAACGCTAAAGTAACGGTGTATTCTATTACAAAAAGCGGATGGGCAGAGATTAATTATAAGAGTAAAAAAAGATATGTATCTAATCAATACTTAAGATATTATCAGAAGATGTCAGAAACAGAGGCTAAAAAGATTACGGATAGAGTAATTAAAATCCAAAATAGTCTAAAGGGTTCCTATACAAAGCAACAAATTTACTCTATTTTATCACCTGGATTTACAGATGCCTTTATTGAGAAATTATATAAGTATGATTTAATGCTTTTGGAAATTAAAAATGGGAAGCGGTTATATGGTTGGAGAGCGACAGATTTTCCTGCGTATGTAATTATGTATGGGATTACATGGGATAAAAATGAAAGAATCAAATACAAGATACCAGCCCCTAAAATTAACTACTATAAGAAGAATGGTAAAGAATATTTAGTTGTTTCACAAAAATATCCGGCTGATGAATTATACGAGAATGTTGAACAAAAAATCTATCTTTCTAAAGCCAATTCGAAGGCTCATTGGAAAGTATATCACACATCCTGGTAA
- a CDS encoding peptidylprolyl isomerase yields MKKNAKLAVWLVGAVVIAALIIVAMITSTAKNETVATVDGSKITKEELYDELVASYGTDTLNTLITNRMIELEVKKQNVTVSDEDIQKELDVLIEQYGDEETLKGQLEASGSSMDDLKDDIVQYLQTRKLIEPSIKITDEEIKTYFEENKDSLGQAEQVEASHILVEDKATAEEVLKKLENGGDFAELAKEYSTDEGSAANGGSLGYFGKGQMVAEFEDAAFKLDVGKISEPVKTEHGYHIIKVTDKKEAKEATLKDSEEQIKETLLTEKLQTEYATWLQKKEEEYKITNKLEEEK; encoded by the coding sequence ATGAAAAAGAATGCAAAGCTAGCAGTTTGGCTAGTCGGTGCAGTCGTAATTGCTGCTCTTATCATAGTGGCGATGATTACATCTACTGCAAAAAATGAAACAGTAGCTACTGTAGACGGAAGTAAAATTACAAAAGAAGAGTTATATGATGAGCTTGTGGCAAGCTACGGAACAGATACATTAAATACACTGATCACAAATAGAATGATTGAATTAGAAGTAAAGAAACAAAATGTTACTGTATCAGATGAAGATATTCAAAAAGAATTGGATGTTCTTATTGAACAATATGGTGATGAAGAAACATTAAAAGGTCAATTAGAAGCTAGTGGTTCATCTATGGATGACTTAAAAGACGATATCGTTCAATACTTACAAACAAGAAAATTAATTGAACCAAGTATTAAGATTACGGATGAAGAGATTAAGACGTATTTTGAGGAAAATAAAGATTCACTTGGACAAGCTGAACAAGTAGAAGCGAGCCACATTTTAGTAGAAGATAAAGCAACTGCAGAAGAAGTGTTGAAGAAACTAGAAAACGGCGGCGATTTTGCGGAGCTTGCTAAAGAATATTCTACAGATGAAGGCAGTGCGGCAAACGGCGGATCACTTGGTTACTTTGGCAAAGGGCAAATGGTTGCGGAGTTCGAAGATGCAGCCTTTAAACTAGACGTTGGTAAAATTAGTGAACCTGTTAAAACTGAACACGGTTACCATATCATTAAAGTAACTGACAAAAAAGAAGCAAAAGAAGCAACATTAAAAGATAGCGAAGAACAAATTAAAGAGACGTTATTAACAGAAAAATTGCAAACAGAATACGCTACATGGCTTCAAAAGAAAGAAGAAGAGTATAAAATTACAAATAAGCTTGAAGAAGAGAAGTAA
- a CDS encoding PadR family transcriptional regulator, giving the protein MGKRRGFVQMAILQLLNIRKMHGYQIMKELEERSNGLYSASAGTIYPALQELMDQGFIDSTIEKDKKVYTLNEAGEMKVRNWREAETDDFWEHWQEHIEWRQSDEAKLLKSEMNQFENQLRKAMKAVRQQPKRAPELINFLQEATKRLQNF; this is encoded by the coding sequence GTGGGAAAACGTAGAGGGTTTGTGCAAATGGCGATTTTGCAGTTACTTAACATACGAAAGATGCATGGTTATCAAATTATGAAAGAATTAGAGGAGCGCTCAAATGGATTGTATTCAGCAAGCGCTGGTACCATTTATCCAGCTTTACAGGAACTAATGGATCAAGGTTTCATCGACAGTACGATTGAAAAGGATAAAAAGGTGTACACCTTAAATGAAGCTGGAGAAATGAAGGTACGGAATTGGCGTGAGGCAGAGACAGACGATTTTTGGGAACACTGGCAGGAACATATCGAGTGGCGACAATCTGATGAAGCGAAATTGTTGAAAAGTGAGATGAATCAGTTTGAAAATCAGCTGCGAAAAGCGATGAAAGCAGTTCGTCAGCAGCCAAAACGAGCGCCGGAATTGATTAATTTTTTACAAGAAGCAACGAAGCGTCTACAAAACTTTTAG
- a CDS encoding ABC transporter ATP-binding protein, with protein sequence MKSLQQLLVYIKPYKWFAILGPLFMCLEVAMDLLQPTMMQHMIDTGIANGDHAYVIKLGIFMMISAVLGLIGGMGSSIYSTKAAVYFGTDIRQDVFRKTEQFSSRNHDTFGTGKLITIVTNDSTTVQNAIRMTLFILVRGPFLFIGSIVIVWMTARELFPILLIAIPILTVLIIGFSVKSGQLFKKVQEAMDKVNVKLQETLAGIRVIKAFNREEFEKNNFKTVNDMLTKRNFSAEQIIVSLMPITMFVVNIAIVAGMWLGAIQVNQGVIQVGMILAFINYLHIIMNGLMSMTHVLMQITRSFPSADRITQVLETPIDIQNPEEQAPVSEIRGEVEFCNVHYSYSKNGEYVLKNISFHAKPGQKIGIIGSTGSGKTTLLKLLPRLYDPDSGMILIDGIDLRNHSLETIRSAIGFVPQKATLFSGTIEDNMRYGKEHVTALEMEKAAKLAAASEFIHKLDGTYDYTLMQGATNLSGGQKQRLSIARALIRKPNILLLDDSTSALDAKSEAEVQQALKKQFPDTTVFLIASKISSIIDCDQILVLEDGMIEASGTHDELLMKSLVYREIYRTQSGKEVLNYE encoded by the coding sequence ATGAAATCCCTCCAACAATTATTAGTATACATAAAACCTTATAAATGGTTTGCGATATTAGGTCCGTTATTTATGTGCTTAGAGGTAGCAATGGATTTACTGCAGCCAACGATGATGCAGCATATGATTGATACGGGGATTGCCAATGGTGATCATGCCTATGTTATTAAACTAGGAATTTTTATGATGATTTCTGCTGTTCTTGGTTTAATTGGCGGAATGGGGAGTTCGATATATAGTACAAAGGCGGCGGTATACTTCGGTACCGATATTCGTCAGGATGTGTTTCGCAAGACGGAGCAATTTTCTAGCCGGAATCATGATACATTTGGAACAGGGAAATTAATTACGATTGTAACAAATGATAGTACAACCGTTCAAAATGCGATTAGGATGACATTATTTATTCTTGTTCGAGGTCCTTTCTTATTTATTGGGAGCATCGTCATTGTTTGGATGACGGCACGTGAGCTGTTCCCTATTTTACTAATAGCGATTCCTATTTTGACGGTCCTTATTATTGGGTTTTCGGTCAAGTCGGGTCAGTTGTTCAAAAAAGTGCAAGAAGCGATGGACAAGGTTAATGTGAAACTTCAAGAAACATTAGCAGGTATTCGCGTCATAAAGGCGTTTAATCGTGAAGAATTTGAAAAAAATAATTTTAAAACAGTCAATGATATGCTTACCAAACGTAATTTTTCTGCTGAGCAAATAATTGTATCGCTTATGCCGATTACGATGTTTGTTGTTAATATAGCGATTGTTGCAGGAATGTGGTTAGGTGCAATTCAAGTAAATCAAGGGGTTATTCAAGTCGGGATGATTCTTGCTTTTATTAATTATCTTCACATTATTATGAACGGTTTAATGAGCATGACACATGTGTTAATGCAAATTACGCGTTCTTTCCCATCGGCTGACCGGATTACACAAGTGCTTGAAACACCTATTGATATTCAAAATCCAGAAGAACAAGCGCCTGTTTCGGAGATTCGAGGAGAGGTAGAGTTCTGTAATGTTCACTACAGTTATAGTAAAAATGGAGAATATGTATTGAAGAATATTTCTTTCCATGCGAAACCAGGTCAGAAAATCGGGATTATTGGATCAACAGGTAGTGGGAAAACAACGCTTCTTAAGTTACTTCCACGGTTGTATGACCCAGATTCAGGTATGATTCTTATTGATGGAATTGATTTGAGGAATCATTCACTTGAAACGATTCGTTCAGCAATCGGGTTTGTACCTCAAAAAGCGACTTTGTTTTCTGGAACCATTGAGGACAATATGCGATATGGAAAAGAACATGTAACAGCTTTGGAAATGGAGAAAGCGGCCAAACTAGCGGCTGCAAGTGAATTTATTCATAAATTGGACGGTACCTACGATTATACATTGATGCAAGGGGCGACCAATTTATCAGGTGGGCAAAAGCAACGCTTATCAATTGCCCGTGCTTTAATTCGGAAACCGAACATTTTATTATTAGATGATTCGACATCAGCACTCGATGCAAAGTCTGAAGCAGAGGTGCAGCAAGCATTAAAGAAACAATTTCCAGATACGACGGTATTTTTGATTGCTTCTAAAATTTCTTCTATTATCGATTGTGATCAAATATTGGTGCTGGAAGATGGGATGATTGAAGCGAGTGGAACACATGATGAATTGCTTATGAAGAGTTTGGTTTATCGTGAAATCTATCGTACTCAAAGCGGGAAGGAGGTCCTGAATTATGAATAA
- a CDS encoding ABC transporter ATP-binding protein has translation MNKTSSADAENAVARARGPRGFGGPVVKAKDKKGTLLRIWRYMKKEKWSLIASIIFVILSTLLSLCAPYLIGIIIDEYIMPRDMNGTLRMLLLLVGIYTAAAVFTWLQTFLMVNVSLRTIQVMRQDLFNKFQTLSLRFFDKRAHGDLMSRVTNDIDNLNQALSQSVSQIVSTILMASGVIIAMFSLNWVLAIVALLVIPLMIYTTKKVITYSSSNFIKRQRDLGELNGFIEESISGMEVITLFGKEEQVFTKFSSINHRLRHSARAADTVSGFLGPINNFINTLGLSLVIGIGALMTLHGLATVGIIAAFVTYSRQFFRPINQLSNVLNTFQSAIAGAERVFEIMDETPDLQDKPNALTVSSFKGDVEFKQVDFRYSEDKQILKDITFSAKAGETIALVGPTGSGKTTIINLLSRFYDINAGEIMIDGRNIKDYQMSALRKKIGIVLQDTFLFSGTIMENIRYGRLQATDQEVIEAAKMASAHSFIKHLPQQYDTPITSGGSNLSQGQKQLLAIARAILADSDILILDEATSSIDTLTEIEIQKGIHHLTKGRTSFVIAHRLKTIENADRILVIKDGTIIEAGSHMELMGQRGFYYELYDSQFNI, from the coding sequence ATGAATAAGACCTCATCAGCTGACGCAGAAAATGCAGTAGCACGAGCACGTGGTCCACGTGGATTTGGTGGCCCGGTCGTAAAAGCGAAAGATAAAAAAGGGACTTTACTGCGTATTTGGCGCTACATGAAAAAGGAGAAATGGAGTTTAATAGCTTCTATTATATTTGTTATTCTTTCAACTTTATTAAGCTTATGTGCTCCTTATTTAATTGGCATCATTATTGATGAATACATTATGCCAAGAGATATGAACGGGACATTGCGAATGTTGCTTCTGCTTGTTGGTATTTATACAGCAGCAGCGGTATTTACATGGCTGCAAACATTTTTAATGGTGAATGTGTCATTGAGAACGATTCAAGTCATGCGACAAGATTTATTTAATAAATTTCAAACGCTGTCACTTCGTTTTTTTGATAAAAGAGCACATGGTGACCTAATGAGCCGGGTAACAAATGATATCGATAATTTGAATCAAGCGTTAAGTCAAAGTGTGAGTCAAATTGTGTCTACCATTTTGATGGCATCTGGTGTAATCATTGCCATGTTTTCATTAAATTGGGTGCTGGCTATCGTAGCGTTGCTTGTTATTCCGTTGATGATTTACACAACGAAAAAAGTGATTACGTATAGCAGTAGTAATTTCATTAAAAGGCAGCGCGACTTAGGAGAGTTAAACGGCTTTATTGAAGAATCCATTTCCGGGATGGAAGTGATTACACTGTTTGGGAAGGAAGAGCAGGTTTTTACTAAATTCTCGAGCATTAATCATAGATTACGGCATTCGGCAAGAGCGGCGGATACGGTGTCAGGATTTCTTGGGCCAATTAATAACTTTATTAACACATTAGGACTTTCTTTAGTCATTGGAATCGGTGCTTTGATGACACTTCACGGTTTAGCAACAGTCGGAATCATCGCTGCTTTTGTAACTTATTCGCGGCAATTTTTTCGCCCAATTAACCAGCTTTCGAATGTATTAAATACATTTCAATCCGCCATTGCTGGGGCAGAGCGAGTATTCGAAATTATGGATGAAACACCCGATTTACAAGATAAACCAAATGCGCTTACGGTCTCTTCGTTTAAAGGCGATGTGGAATTTAAACAGGTGGACTTTCGTTATAGTGAAGATAAACAAATATTAAAGGATATTACGTTTTCAGCAAAAGCAGGAGAGACGATTGCTCTTGTTGGTCCAACGGGGTCTGGGAAAACAACCATCATTAATTTGTTATCTCGTTTCTATGATATTAATGCAGGTGAAATTATGATTGATGGCCGGAATATTAAAGACTATCAAATGAGTGCATTGCGGAAGAAGATTGGTATCGTACTTCAAGATACATTTTTATTTTCGGGAACCATTATGGAGAATATTCGCTACGGACGCCTGCAAGCAACCGATCAAGAAGTAATAGAAGCAGCAAAAATGGCTTCGGCACATTCCTTTATTAAACATTTGCCACAGCAATATGACACACCTATTACATCAGGAGGGTCGAACTTAAGTCAGGGACAAAAGCAATTATTAGCTATTGCCCGTGCGATTTTAGCAGATTCAGATATTTTAATACTTGATGAAGCAACATCGAGCATTGATACACTTACGGAAATTGAAATTCAAAAAGGTATCCATCATTTAACAAAAGGGCGAACAAGTTTTGTGATTGCTCATCGCTTAAAGACAATTGAAAATGCAGATCGAATCTTAGTGATTAAGGATGGAACGATTATTGAAGCGGGGTCTCATATGGAGTTAATGGGGCAGCGAGGATTTTATTATGAGTTGTATGATAGCCAGTTTAATATTTGA
- the def gene encoding peptide deformylase encodes MSKFTKDYILTMKDIVQEGHPLLRTVTEEVNVPLSEEDRETLLCMMQFIKNSQDPKLAKKYKLREGVGLSANQIGLNKRMFVMYFEDEKGKLYEEAIINPKIVSHSAAMTYLPQGEGCLSVEREVTGYVPRYERVKVKAINLDGQEIELRLKGFAAIVFQHEFDHLNGVMFYDHINKDNPFKLPENIDIKSLI; translated from the coding sequence ATGAGTAAATTTACAAAAGATTATATATTGACAATGAAAGATATTGTTCAAGAAGGCCATCCGCTTTTACGAACAGTGACAGAAGAGGTGAACGTGCCTCTTTCAGAAGAAGATCGAGAAACATTGCTGTGCATGATGCAATTTATAAAGAATAGTCAGGATCCTAAACTAGCGAAGAAATATAAGCTGCGTGAAGGTGTCGGTTTGTCGGCTAATCAAATTGGGTTAAATAAACGGATGTTTGTGATGTACTTTGAAGATGAAAAAGGTAAATTATATGAAGAAGCGATAATTAATCCGAAAATCGTTAGCCACTCTGCTGCAATGACATATTTGCCACAAGGTGAGGGCTGTTTATCTGTTGAGCGTGAAGTTACAGGCTATGTGCCGCGTTATGAGAGAGTAAAGGTAAAGGCGATTAATCTAGATGGGCAAGAAATCGAACTTCGCTTAAAAGGATTTGCTGCGATTGTTTTTCAACATGAATTTGACCACTTAAATGGTGTGATGTTTTATGATCATATCAATAAAGACAATCCGTTTAAGCTTCCGGAAAATATAGATATTAAAAGTTTGATATAA
- a CDS encoding DUF4240 domain-containing protein, translating into METLLIYNEGSSNKFWKIRIVGNSFAVAYGKVGTVGSVKTKEFESEEVCRREGEKLIQSKLKKGYVFAQSSHQIVKESSMTDEYFWELLEKCKEKGEDIEEQIEWLITHLSRKPVKDIIKFDFIFNRYYAKSYTSHLWAAAYIVMGGCSDDCFDYFGAWLLYLGKDEYGAAIENPETLLPYFKLLEEQEEIPQLEELLFVASSAYEEKTGLDDEEYYKLYEQLTNDDFIQPEIEFDWDEDDEEGLRNKFPALWAAYGERPLDC; encoded by the coding sequence TTGGAAACCTTACTTATTTATAATGAAGGTTCGTCTAATAAGTTTTGGAAAATTCGAATAGTAGGAAATTCATTTGCTGTGGCATATGGAAAAGTTGGTACGGTTGGATCGGTGAAAACGAAAGAATTTGAATCGGAAGAGGTCTGTCGACGAGAAGGAGAGAAACTGATTCAATCTAAATTAAAAAAAGGGTATGTATTTGCACAGTCATCACATCAGATTGTAAAAGAAAGTTCAATGACAGATGAATATTTTTGGGAGCTGTTGGAGAAATGCAAAGAAAAAGGAGAAGATATAGAGGAACAAATAGAGTGGTTAATTACTCATTTGTCGAGAAAACCCGTTAAAGATATTATCAAGTTTGATTTTATCTTTAATAGATATTACGCCAAGTCATATACATCTCATTTATGGGCAGCTGCTTATATTGTGATGGGAGGCTGTTCAGATGATTGCTTTGATTATTTCGGAGCATGGTTGCTGTATTTAGGAAAGGATGAGTATGGGGCAGCGATAGAAAATCCTGAAACCTTGCTGCCTTATTTTAAGTTGTTAGAAGAGCAAGAAGAAATACCTCAGCTAGAAGAACTGTTGTTTGTTGCAAGTTCAGCCTATGAAGAGAAGACGGGCTTGGATGATGAGGAGTATTATAAGCTATACGAGCAACTAACAAATGATGATTTTATCCAACCAGAAATTGAATTTGACTGGGATGAGGATGATGAAGAAGGGTTGCGTAACAAATTTCCAGCGTTATGGGCGGCCTATGGGGAAAGGCCGCTAGATTGTTAA
- a CDS encoding MDR family MFS transporter has protein sequence MDSTKNQKFIVAGLLLAILMASMDNTIVATAMGTIVSDLGGFDKFVWVTSAYMVATMASMPIFGKLSDMYGRKRFFLFGLALFLLGSALCGMANSIVQLSVFRAIQGIGGGALMPIAFTIVFDIFPPDKRGKMTGLLGAVFGLSSVLGPLLGAYITEYASWHWIFYVNIPIGIVSLFLVLRFYQESPNHMEQKIDWGGAATLVIAVVSLMFALELGGGEYAWDSVQIIGLLASAAIFLALFFFFEKHAKDPIISFWMFKKRIFATAQILSILYGGTFIILTVYTPIFVQAVYGGTATNAGLILTPMMLGSVVSSTIGGIFQTKVGFRKLMIISFVTFFTGMLLLGTLTPDTSRALLTMYLILTGIGVGFSFSLLPIASIDELDARHRGMATSTNSFLRSFGMTLGITIFGAIQNNAFTNKITEAFKDSSQGFNPSLINMDDPKQLFQSDTRAQIPDFVLEKIVQAMSNSITFTFTLALIPIAIAAGVILFIKKSQTEVSQDTVTTK, from the coding sequence ATGGATTCAACAAAAAATCAAAAGTTCATTGTCGCTGGCCTATTACTTGCCATTTTAATGGCCTCAATGGACAACACGATTGTTGCTACAGCTATGGGAACCATTGTTTCAGACTTAGGTGGATTCGATAAATTTGTATGGGTCACATCGGCTTATATGGTAGCAACGATGGCTAGTATGCCGATTTTCGGCAAACTATCCGACATGTATGGAAGAAAACGTTTCTTCCTATTCGGACTCGCCTTGTTCTTACTTGGTTCCGCTCTATGCGGGATGGCAAATAGCATTGTTCAATTGAGCGTCTTTCGTGCTATTCAAGGGATTGGCGGGGGGGCATTAATGCCAATTGCCTTCACAATCGTGTTTGACATCTTCCCTCCTGACAAACGTGGAAAAATGACGGGGCTATTAGGGGCGGTTTTTGGGTTATCGAGCGTACTTGGCCCATTGTTAGGAGCGTATATTACCGAATACGCTAGCTGGCACTGGATTTTTTATGTCAATATTCCAATTGGAATTGTGTCTTTATTTCTTGTTTTACGTTTCTATCAAGAATCACCAAATCACATGGAACAAAAAATCGACTGGGGCGGTGCTGCAACGCTTGTCATCGCGGTCGTAAGTTTAATGTTTGCACTCGAACTTGGCGGCGGAGAATACGCTTGGGATTCTGTCCAAATTATCGGATTGTTAGCTAGTGCAGCTATTTTCTTAGCTCTTTTCTTCTTCTTTGAAAAGCATGCGAAAGATCCAATTATTTCATTTTGGATGTTTAAAAAACGAATATTTGCTACAGCTCAAATTTTAAGTATTCTTTACGGCGGAACGTTTATTATTTTAACCGTTTACACACCTATTTTTGTGCAAGCCGTTTATGGAGGAACCGCTACAAACGCGGGTCTAATCTTAACACCAATGATGCTTGGTTCCGTCGTCAGCAGTACCATCGGAGGGATTTTCCAAACAAAAGTAGGTTTTCGCAAGCTAATGATTATTTCGTTCGTTACCTTCTTTACAGGTATGCTGCTTCTTGGAACATTGACGCCCGATACAAGTCGTGCATTATTGACGATGTACTTAATTCTAACGGGAATAGGAGTTGGGTTTTCCTTTTCATTATTACCGATTGCTTCGATTGATGAATTGGATGCACGCCACCGTGGTATGGCGACATCAACGAACTCCTTCCTTCGTTCTTTTGGCATGACACTCGGCATTACGATTTTTGGAGCGATTCAAAACAATGCATTTACAAATAAAATCACCGAAGCCTTTAAAGATAGCAGTCAAGGTTTTAATCCTTCGCTCATCAATATGGATGACCCAAAACAATTATTCCAATCTGATACACGCGCACAAATTCCTGACTTTGTGCTTGAAAAAATTGTGCAGGCCATGTCTAATTCGATTACGTTCACGTTTACGTTGGCTCTTATTCCAATTGCCATTGCAGCCGGGGTTATTCTATTCATCAAAAAATCGCAGACTGAAGTCTCACAGGATACTGTGACTACAAAATAA
- a CDS encoding DUF4395 domain-containing protein, which produces MNKVRSIPRPLVRANQWMIFGSAILTLITKQEWILAIPLIACLLGLFFDFNPVMRFAKLFLRKKPSEYIPEDYDQQKFNSMIAISCLSLGLLSFLLDWTLSAYVFTIMVGIASFVAILGFCVGCFIHYQWKQFTYRRSLK; this is translated from the coding sequence ATGAACAAAGTTCGGTCTATTCCTCGTCCATTAGTAAGAGCAAATCAATGGATGATTTTTGGAAGTGCTATTTTAACACTTATAACGAAACAAGAATGGATTTTAGCCATTCCATTAATTGCTTGCCTGCTTGGTTTATTTTTTGATTTTAATCCTGTTATGCGATTCGCAAAACTGTTCTTACGCAAAAAACCTTCAGAATATATTCCTGAAGATTACGACCAACAAAAATTCAATTCTATGATTGCCATTTCTTGCTTAAGTCTTGGCTTACTTAGTTTTTTATTAGATTGGACACTCAGTGCCTATGTCTTCACAATCATGGTCGGCATCGCCTCATTTGTAGCCATTCTTGGATTCTGTGTTGGCTGCTTTATTCACTACCAGTGGAAACAGTTCACTTATCGTCGTTCTTTAAAATAG
- a CDS encoding MerR family transcriptional regulator yields the protein MKIGELAQLANVTKRTVDYYTNIGLLEAERSPSNYRYYHKQQLERLRRIIAYKEKHYSLEEIRECLLQPEHNTLDIEEAGVQLKEKLNGLNEELQEVLDLIKKDKKNERLLKKQISHESMTLIQSLLVLLV from the coding sequence TTGAAAATTGGAGAGTTAGCGCAGTTGGCGAATGTAACGAAACGAACTGTTGATTATTATACCAATATTGGTTTGTTAGAAGCGGAACGTTCCCCTTCTAATTACCGTTACTATCATAAACAACAGTTAGAACGGTTGCGCCGGATTATTGCCTATAAAGAAAAACACTACTCACTTGAAGAAATCAGAGAATGCTTACTACAACCAGAGCATAACACGCTAGATATAGAAGAAGCAGGGGTGCAGTTAAAAGAAAAGCTGAATGGCTTAAATGAGGAATTGCAAGAAGTACTGGATTTAATCAAGAAAGATAAGAAAAATGAACGGCTATTAAAGAAGCAGATTTCTCATGAAAGCATGACGTTAATTCAATCTTTATTAGTTTTGCTCGTTTAA